The genomic segment ggaattgttttatttttaatctgttatgtatataattaatatatatagtattaaagtaACGTAAAGGACCCGAAATTCGTTGCACTTTGGGCTAATTCATATTTGTAGGTCACTTTATATACCTGTTATTAgttgtaactattttaaagttaGTTTCAGTTTAAAGGAGTGTtaggtatgtatttataatcttaatttaaattataagactgaaatcgccaaccgtggtgattaatgctctaaacttctccatgtgagaggGAGGCTTTTGCTCAGTgatgggctccgataggctgatgatgatgatacatatatatttagaatatatgtgtcatatataattatacatccTATGTTAGCATTCGTATTATTCGTTGACACGACCAACTTACAATTGAgatgaatttattatgtacCTATCAAGGgtatgcatttttttattattttattgttacatatgACACAATAATCTCCTCCACCCCAGGTCCTGGAGGCCCTAACGTCTTACGAGCCCGAGTTATTGTCGTGCGGGTCTGTGCCGCCCGGGGTGACGGAGCCCAACTCTCGTACGTTGGCGCTCCTCGCCGATATCTACGACAGGGAGCTCGTGGGAGTCATTGGTTGGGCGAAACAGATACCGGGCTTCACGGACCTCGCGCTCAATGATCAGGTCAGGGCATATCCTATATAACTGGGTACTGCATGTGCAtgagtatatatgtatatagtttggCCTTTGTAATATGCTGTGGTTATACCACAAGATGTCGTCGGTACGTTAGATGTGAGCTGCAAATGGAACTtggataaatttttttctttgcagtaaaatttttacaatcaaTTCTCATATTGAAtaacgtatatatgtattttatttacgtaatgtGGTCCTGAACAAAAgtgctttttttttctaacttaTGCTCGGAACCTCCTTCGTggcgatatttaaataagtgaaGATGCCTGCAAACTATTGTTTCAGTAGTCATTGTGATAACGTGTGTGTGTTATCCTCAGATGCGTCTGCTGCAGAGCACGTGGGCCGAGATGTTGAGTCTGATGGTGGCCTACAGGTCCATGTCTGCGGGCGGAGCGCTCCGGCTGAGGTTCGCTGCTGACCTGGCGCTGGACGAGCAGCAGGCCAGGGACCTCGGGGCTCACGACCTTTATCTACAGGTTAGTGagtacacacatacacacacacacacacacacacgtgcTCGTGTTTTCTTGGTGCGTGTTGCCAGCAGGCAACACACGGAGAGGCggcacatacacacacacacacacacgagCAAGGGAAACGCAAACTTACAAACGcatgttgtatatttactAAGCGGACTCCGTTAAATTCTGATTTCGTTTTCATGGGTcggaaaattttgtttaacagtttgatttataataatgtttgcaAATTGTAAGTCACTATGAAAGTTATCGGAAAAGGGATTTTGCATGTTTAGTTTAGGAGTTAGATGATAGGACACGAGTCTTATTGCTCtctgttttattgtatatgatTATTATCACTACTGTCCTGATGCATGACGCAGGTGGCCGGAGTGACCCGGCGCCTGGAGCGTGCGTCCGCCCAGCGTGAGGAGTGCTACCTGTTGAAGGCGCTCGCCCTCGCCAACTCCGAGGCTCGTATCGACGAGCACGCCGCCCTCAAACGGTTCAGGGACGCCATACTGGCCGCTCTCAACGACGCCGTGTCCGCGCTgaggttattatatattatcgtTGTGTTTTTGGTGCTTTGATATTTGAGGTCCTTCATATCTCTTATTCCGTCCGATGGTATCGATAGAGTATTTAAAGTAAACCGATTCCTCTACTCTCTGCCAACACAAATCATACTCGGCGTCCATAGAAGCCATCCAGTCCTTCAACATTTACAGCGGGGGAATAATGCACTTCGTTTGAAAACAGAAAGTATAACTTGGAGTTACCCCAGAGACCATGGAAGGCTCACTCCTCGGTGTATAAGAAcgttttttttgtatggaGTATTACTGTTAGCTACGCGGTTTTTATAGCGTCACTTGAAGAGTGGACCAGTACTGAGACCGGCCCGTCACAAAGGGGCCTGAAGGGCCGTTAGCTCATAAGTGCTCGTGTGTTCCAGGCCCTACAACGCCAACGCGTCGCTGCAGCAGCTGCTGCTGGTGTTGCCGGCGCTGCGGCTGGCGGACGTCGCCGTGCGTCGCTTCTGGGCCGGCGTCCATCGAGACAGACGCGCGCCCATGAACAAGCTGTTCGTGGAGATGCTCGAGGCCTGCCTGCGGTAGACCGCCTCCGAGCCCGATCTCTGGTTGTGATCGATGTGAACGTTGTACCTTAGTCCCCGTCTAACCCTCGCCGGATGACGTATCCGAGCGCGTTTCGTTCTGTCATATCTGTCTGCATTTAGTGCCCCGGCTGTGCTATGTGTATAGCTGTGTGAGCGGAGCCGGTCCGTCTGTGTGGCTGTGATGTGGCGACTGTACGGTTCGTGAGCGACCGCACCGCGTTCCGCGACTAATGTACAAAATGGAAGGATGTAGTACAAAACTTGttactatttttgtataatactaaaagtatattatgtaGGTTAATGGTGACTGTTTTGAGATTATGTGGCCGAGGAATACCGTTCGGGACTTGACACGGCTGGCACCGATCAACTCCTCTAACGGCTTTTATGAAGTTTTTGATCACTCGAGACTAACGGCCGCTTGGTAGTCGCGGGGTGTTTTTGTATCTCAGTAGCTTCCCGCCGCCGACTCCGACTCCACATGTTCCCTATCCGTCGCCGTATTCGGCTGTTTTATTCACGTGGAGAGCTTCACACCATGGTCGGTGCGAGGCTGCAGAAGCCCGCTTCTATTCCGCGAGAGATCATAgagttgtaaaaataaaaaccaacaGGAGCTCTATGGTTTCTCGTCCCGTACGTTAAGTATCACCATagacagttattttaaatcattaatagtACTATAGATATCTATGTCTAGAGCTGTTCCACTGAGTTATTGTATACCTAGATATATATCTCATCCACATAGACTTATTTTTTGGATTGTTACAgagagttattttattatgaaagtggaacagtaataataatgaatacctCAATACTGTTACCATGTAATGTGTCATTTTTGTAAGTTCCGAACTTGCACCCGCTAATGTTTCCGCTTGTCGTCGTACAAGCTATGACGTAATTTCCGCTCGTCCCACATCCTGAACCATCGTAGAATAAGACTCGTaggaattgttttttttaagtttacttTACGATGCAATAAAATAGCATATGATCGTCAATTATGTGATATTTCTGATACTTTACTATAACAGCCTTACCACTCGTCCGCAGCGTCACACTGAGCACGGATAGTTTGTAGTATTCCATTCATGAATCATCGCACACCATACTACTGAtagtaaacaaaatactttgaaCTGTCCGTGCTCAGGTCGTCGTTAACTCGCACTGAGCTACTGATCGTCGACATGTCAAGCTACCAGCTGTCCGCCAGCTGTAGCCGCTCGCCGCAGCCCGTGCGGGGAGGGCGTGTGCATTTAAACACCGAGCGATCGTTCAGTGCGCGCGCGACGGTCAGCGCGTGTCCTCCGAGCGCGCGTCCCCTGTATTTGTTCTTATGTTAAGAATATTGGAGTTATTTATAGTCGTAACGTAAGCGCTGCCGCAGCGTCGGGTGTGATACTTGTACAAATGTGAGATGTGCCAGATTAGTTGTAAgttttcgttttttattatgcttCAGTTAGATGTTACTGTTGAGGCGAGGCTGCGGTTCAATCGAGACGCGATCTGTTTGGCTCCCCGTCAGTGAGCAGACTCGCGTCGGTGTGTTTTGTGCGCCGATGCCGGCGGTTCCTGGAGTCGAGTCTCAATAGTAACGACAGATCCTTTCCACTAGGAGCCGTCCGCGGTCTCATACTGTATTGAATgaattgtatgtttatttgtttacaagaCGTTACTACAAACCGGTCTCGAcgattgtgaaataaattataaaatttttatgccatttttttatttctttatctcTATGCTGAGACAGTAAGAGACATTGTTTATTTGTCTATATCATTATTCCTCTCGTTTCCACCAGTGTCTCgtgtaaaaaacatttatcacTTAGAAAGAACATGATAaagaggaaataaaaaaattctaaccaGTGAATAATTAGTAcacattaaagaaaaatatgaattattgttctggaagtattttttttcttaaatctaCACTATAGCGAACTGATCGTACAAAAGTTCCCGCACTTTGAAATACTCCTCAGAGAGCACTCCCTCGAGGGCGACGCGACCGTTCTCCAACTGGAAGAAGAAAAGTAAGGAGATTAAACTAGTCTCAGAAACAACAGGCCGGTGTTGGGTTAAAAGTCACtcgttataaaattgttgatCCGTTCTTACAAATTCTGGtttgtactaaaataaattagaagaaCAAAAAGGTTTCTCCGATTATTCCGTGTGAGATATCAATCCATAAGATTTCTTGACttcgattataataaatcaataagccgatgaaataaattttcgataaaattatataaccttTGTTTAAGTCGCTATCagacatacaaatataagCAAAAGATAATGTAATTGAGAAGCATCTGTTACATTTTAAGCTGGAAACAATAGCTAAATGTTACACGCATTTATGACATCCGTTTCCTTATTAATACAACATCGTTCGAGGTTTTAGATTTGTTCGTCTGTGTTCAGCGTTACTTGCAGTAATGTCCTCCAAAATGGCTGTAGCtagtttatagttttcaaatacaagtttatacttaaatgttgccattacaaaataacaacgGCTCAgtattatgattaataataatcagtcataaaaataattatagtacaTTATGATTAGTCcggcacagatggcgccacttgtaacattGGTATATGAATGGG from the Danaus plexippus chromosome 18 unlocalized genomic scaffold, MEX_DaPlex mxdp_35, whole genome shotgun sequence genome contains:
- the LOC116773206 gene encoding steroid hormone receptor ERR1 isoform X1; this translates as MDWMEMDDVVQMMSAVSGEPILRRVKQEVEPPPQYSPTEHHRPMQMLETCNLELEPKEEARFCVSPGEAGVVGNASPEQQHCSSTTAAAASGARDDDAPRRLCLVCGDIASGFHYGVASCEACKAFFKRTIQGNIEYTCPAANECEINKRRRKACQACRFRKCLRTGMLREGVRLDRVRGGRQKYRRGEHAATGQHRPALDDIKVLEALTSYEPELLSCGSVPPGVTEPNSRTLALLADIYDRELVGVIGWAKQIPGFTDLALNDQMRLLQSTWAEMLSLMVAYRSMSAGGALRLRFAADLALDEQQARDLGAHDLYLQVAGVTRRLERASAQREECYLLKALALANSEARIDEHAALKRFRDAILAALNDAVSALRPYNANASLQQLLLVLPALRLADVAVRRFWAGVHRDRRAPMNKLFVEMLEACLR
- the LOC116773206 gene encoding steroid hormone receptor ERR2 isoform X2, whose protein sequence is MMSAVSGEPILRRVKQEVEPPPQYSPTEHHRPMQMLETCNLELEPKEEARFCVSPGEAGVVGNASPEQQHCSSTTAAAASGARDDDAPRRLCLVCGDIASGFHYGVASCEACKAFFKRTIQGNIEYTCPAANECEINKRRRKACQACRFRKCLRTGMLREGVRLDRVRGGRQKYRRGEHAATGQHRPALDDIKVLEALTSYEPELLSCGSVPPGVTEPNSRTLALLADIYDRELVGVIGWAKQIPGFTDLALNDQMRLLQSTWAEMLSLMVAYRSMSAGGALRLRFAADLALDEQQARDLGAHDLYLQVAGVTRRLERASAQREECYLLKALALANSEARIDEHAALKRFRDAILAALNDAVSALRPYNANASLQQLLLVLPALRLADVAVRRFWAGVHRDRRAPMNKLFVEMLEACLR